The Eleutherodactylus coqui strain aEleCoq1 chromosome 6, aEleCoq1.hap1, whole genome shotgun sequence genome window below encodes:
- the LOC136631419 gene encoding transcription factor HES-5-like — MAPCKMRTLDHQTSSGIRKLRKPAIEKMRRDRINSSIEQLRILLEKEFQRHQLPSKPEKADILEMTVTFLQRHMADNVPASSQAQREGYSTCVQDSITVLPVKNQEDSKPYMNGQTISYEMSNMVTSNESSLFTGNKNKSIWRPW, encoded by the exons ATGGCTCCATGTAAGATGAGAACCCTGGATCATCAGACGTCCAGCGGCATTAGAAAG CTGAGGAAGCCGGCGATTGAGAAGATGCGGAGAGATCGGATTAACAGCAGCATTGAGCAGCTGCGCATCTTACTGGAGAAGGAGTTTCAGAGGCATCAGCTCCCCTCCAAACCGGAGAAAGCCGATATCCTGGAGATGACGGTCACCTTCCTGCAGCGGCACATGGCGGACA ATGTCCCAGCCTCCAGCCAGGCCCAGAGAGAAGGCTACTCCACCTGTGTCCAGGACTCCATCACCGTCCTACCAGTCAAGAATCAAGAGGACAGCAAGCCTTACATGAATGGGCAGACTATATCCTATGAGATGTCCAATATGGTGACCTCTAATGAATCAAGTCTGTTTACTGGAAACAAGAACAAGTCTATATGGAGACCTTGGTGA
- the LOC136631420 gene encoding transcription factor HES-5-like yields MAPNNKMEDSQRNPGKDMRKLRKPVIEKMRRDRINSSIEQLRILLEKEFQRHQLPSKPEKADILEMTVNLLRQQLHRATKAVAPYKQTFLPSMKDTEFVPHCKHLSTQMGLWMDPQKSRSENGIVHHPVMSFSQVIVREGAQSYGPADLWRPW; encoded by the exons ATGGCCCCCAATAATAAGATGGAAGACTCTCAGAGAAACCCAGGAAAAGACATGCGCAAG CTGAGGAAGCCTGTGATTGAGAAGATGCGGAGAGATCGGATTAACAGCAGCATTGAGCAGCTGCGCATCTTACTGGAGAAGGAGTTTCAGAGACATCAACTCCCCTCCAAACCGGAGAAAGCCGATATCTTGGAGATGACGGTTAACCTACTGAGACAACAGCTCCACCGTGCAACCAAAG CAGTGGCACCATACAAGCAAACTTTCCTGCCATCTATGAAGGATACAGAATTTGTGCCACATTGTAAGCACCTATCTACACAGATGGGTCTCTGGATGGACCCACAGAAATCCAGGTCTGAAAATGGAATCGTACACCATCCTGTGATGTCTTTCAGCCAAGTAATAGTTAGAGAGGGTGCCCAGAGCTATGGCCCTGCTGACCTATGGAGGCCCTGGTGA